Proteins from a genomic interval of Paenibacillus sp. FSL H8-0048:
- a CDS encoding transposase — MAPEDKYSQIFEHLHLAPVLFALRKKSHRGRPEKLNVPAMIYSLLIAKMENIEFVSALVRRLNHSHEFRVQCRFTGSDNIPSQASYSRLIHALAQTGMLEQLQDRLVTSALEEGFVSGTHLAVDSSMVEAWDCQFSESASKRRAARREQKKGEAPGAEQLQLEHQEPEPKAVNAPLKKPRYSKPGRPSQAEKERRREEMEAYEQSLGPFQKTIEAMLPYTYDELLTELPRHAARCDKKNTKGRMTSYYGFKANLLVDTDSQYILSGLFSSANPNDQRMAVVLLKGLLLKFPMLKVKHILGDKGYDCAAIYQLIHTLGAYPAISLIHHKDPPAGMNLDYTPVCAQGHTYRYDSFDAKYETLKYTRPSECKGCELSGSDCQKVFKIRMQTDLRLHTYPARGSESFTTLYNKRTAVERVFAYLKEYFGMKRTRHRGVRASVDFQLSTLAYNLSKFALDKLNQQLRDSQQVA, encoded by the coding sequence ATGGCTCCGGAAGATAAATATAGCCAAATCTTTGAACACTTACATTTAGCTCCAGTTCTGTTCGCACTGCGGAAAAAGAGCCACCGTGGACGGCCTGAAAAACTAAACGTACCTGCCATGATCTACTCGCTGCTGATTGCCAAAATGGAGAACATCGAGTTTGTCTCTGCCTTGGTCCGGCGATTGAATCATAGCCACGAATTTCGAGTCCAGTGCCGGTTTACGGGCTCGGACAATATTCCCAGTCAGGCCTCCTATTCTCGTTTGATTCATGCCCTAGCGCAAACGGGAATGCTGGAACAACTTCAGGATCGCCTAGTCACCTCTGCCCTAGAAGAAGGTTTTGTGAGCGGCACCCATCTGGCTGTGGATTCCTCGATGGTTGAGGCATGGGATTGCCAATTTAGCGAATCAGCCTCCAAGCGTCGTGCGGCTCGCCGGGAGCAAAAGAAAGGCGAAGCTCCGGGGGCCGAACAACTTCAGCTCGAACATCAAGAGCCTGAGCCGAAGGCGGTGAACGCGCCGCTGAAGAAACCCAGGTACAGCAAGCCAGGTCGTCCATCCCAGGCCGAAAAGGAACGTCGGCGCGAGGAAATGGAAGCCTATGAACAAAGTCTCGGACCGTTCCAGAAAACCATTGAAGCGATGTTGCCGTACACGTACGATGAACTGCTGACCGAGTTGCCCCGGCATGCTGCGCGTTGTGACAAGAAAAATACGAAGGGCCGAATGACCAGCTATTACGGGTTCAAGGCGAATCTGCTGGTCGACACGGACAGCCAGTATATCCTCAGTGGGCTCTTTAGTTCGGCCAATCCGAATGACCAGCGTATGGCGGTCGTCCTTCTCAAAGGCCTGCTCCTAAAGTTTCCGATGCTAAAGGTCAAGCATATCTTGGGCGACAAAGGCTACGACTGCGCGGCAATCTACCAGTTGATTCATACGCTCGGCGCCTATCCTGCGATTTCCCTGATTCACCATAAAGACCCGCCTGCAGGAATGAATCTGGATTACACGCCGGTGTGCGCTCAAGGACATACGTACCGTTACGACAGTTTTGATGCCAAGTATGAGACCCTGAAGTACACCCGGCCTAGCGAATGCAAAGGCTGTGAGCTTTCCGGTTCCGATTGCCAAAAAGTGTTTAAAATTCGCATGCAAACGGATTTGCGGTTGCACACTTATCCCGCCAGAGGTAGCGAAAGTTTTACCACCCTGTACAACAAGCGGACGGCCGTGGAGCGTGTGTTTGCCTATCTCAAAGAGTATTTCGGGATGAAACGCACACGTCACCGGGGTGTCCGGGCAAGTGTCGATTTCCAGCTCAGTACGCTCGCGTACAATTTGAGTAAGTTTGCATTAGACAAATTGAACCAGCAGTTGAGAGACTCCCAGCAAGTGGCCTGA
- a CDS encoding spore coat protein, producing MYAQNGTPFMADEDLLYTILADLKRTVREYTTAATESNCPAVRRVFNDLTMDTLRIQGELYMQMSQMNMYTPPGKALRQDLDKQIQSAQQTQQKLQQFVREKTGGAGAYNQHSNVSQHQPNVQQHHNGSYYM from the coding sequence GTGTACGCACAGAATGGAACGCCGTTTATGGCGGATGAAGATTTACTCTACACGATTTTGGCCGATTTGAAGCGGACAGTCCGCGAGTACACCACAGCAGCTACAGAATCGAATTGTCCGGCCGTTAGACGGGTATTCAATGATTTGACTATGGATACCCTCAGAATTCAGGGAGAACTGTACATGCAGATGTCGCAAATGAACATGTACACCCCTCCGGGCAAAGCGTTGCGCCAGGATCTGGACAAGCAGATTCAGAGTGCCCAGCAGACCCAGCAGAAGCTGCAGCAGTTCGTGCGTGAGAAGACAGGCGGGGCAGGAGCCTATAACCAGCATTCGAATGTTTCACAGCATCAGCCGAATGTACAGCAGCATCATAACGGTTCCTATTATATGTAA
- a CDS encoding NAD(P)/FAD-dependent oxidoreductase, whose translation MKLVSGQLPWEYTLPEPPVYPVLAEDITCDCLIIGGGMGGAMMSYRMSLSGADTVLIDKRTVGTGSSHANTGLLQIANDKSLTACMNTFGEENGVLFYRLCQQAMRAILELPGKLDIDPQIIERSSLLYASTPEDVAMLKLENENLVKHGFDSEFWEEETIRAHYAFSKPGALYSRGDAETNPLRTVHSLIHKAHSGGVRVYEHTEALHYEYNEDGVICHTANGRIFAKNVVFAMGYETQEMKKDRGAELINTYAIMTEPLPHLPKWHEQSLLWETARPYLYFRTTPDGRIIAGGKDEQLTSVERREVRVLSQCERLVEEVTALFPELQGIKAEYSWGAVFGSTHDGLPYMGPHPEFPHCYFIEGYGGNGTVYSMIAAGLLADTLAGKSRPELELFSLTRSPKPAPSPAIQS comes from the coding sequence ATGAAACTCGTCAGCGGGCAACTGCCCTGGGAATACACATTGCCTGAACCTCCGGTATATCCGGTACTTGCGGAAGACATTACCTGTGACTGCCTGATTATAGGCGGCGGGATGGGCGGAGCGATGATGTCCTACCGCATGTCCCTCAGTGGAGCAGATACTGTTCTTATCGATAAAAGAACAGTCGGCACCGGGAGCTCCCATGCCAATACGGGACTGCTGCAAATCGCCAATGACAAATCACTGACTGCCTGCATGAATACCTTCGGGGAAGAGAACGGCGTGCTGTTCTACAGACTTTGCCAGCAGGCCATGCGCGCGATTCTGGAGTTGCCCGGCAAGCTGGACATCGATCCGCAGATTATTGAGCGCAGCAGTCTGCTGTATGCCAGTACGCCGGAAGATGTTGCTATGCTGAAGCTGGAGAATGAGAATCTGGTGAAGCACGGCTTCGATTCGGAATTCTGGGAGGAAGAGACGATCCGCGCCCATTACGCCTTCTCCAAGCCAGGTGCACTGTATTCAAGGGGAGATGCAGAGACGAATCCGCTGCGGACGGTACACAGCCTGATTCATAAGGCGCACTCCGGCGGGGTAAGGGTCTATGAGCATACCGAAGCCCTTCATTATGAGTACAATGAAGACGGCGTAATCTGTCATACCGCGAACGGCCGGATCTTCGCGAAGAATGTGGTCTTCGCCATGGGATACGAGACCCAGGAGATGAAGAAGGACCGGGGAGCAGAGCTGATCAACACCTATGCTATTATGACCGAGCCTCTGCCTCATCTTCCAAAATGGCATGAGCAGAGCCTGCTCTGGGAAACGGCACGGCCTTATCTGTACTTCCGGACCACTCCGGACGGACGCATCATCGCCGGCGGCAAGGATGAGCAGCTTACCAGCGTGGAGCGGCGTGAGGTAAGAGTCCTCTCCCAGTGTGAACGTCTGGTCGAGGAGGTTACAGCCCTGTTCCCGGAACTGCAGGGAATCAAGGCTGAATATTCATGGGGAGCGGTCTTCGGCTCCACCCATGACGGACTGCCTTATATGGGACCGCACCCGGAGTTCCCGCACTGCTACTTCATTGAAGGCTATGGCGGTAACGGCACGGTCTACAGCATGATTGCCGCCGGGCTGCTTGCAGATACCCTGGCCGGCAAGAGCCGCCCGGAGCTGGAGCTGTTCTCGCTGACCCGGTCGCCGAAGCCTGCGCCCTCCCCGGCGATACAGTCTTAA
- a CDS encoding response regulator translates to MNIRVLIVEDDPMVAKFNRHYLEQVAGFEYAGWAATGDEAMTMLEKEQVDLVLLDIYMPRVSGLQLLSALREQGSKVDIIVISAASDNASIRKALQNGAVDYLIKPFEFARFQAALSAYREDYKLMHKEHLSQEQLDKLLRHSLGTEEEKSAALPLPKGLAEGTLESIWSTINRLESPVFSTEDISSHAPISRISVRKYLAFLTEAGILEMELSYGAVGRPVYMYKVKPEGHELIRKYL, encoded by the coding sequence ATGAACATTAGAGTGTTGATCGTAGAGGATGACCCGATGGTGGCGAAGTTTAACCGGCATTATCTGGAGCAGGTTGCGGGCTTTGAGTATGCGGGCTGGGCGGCGACAGGAGATGAGGCGATGACTATGCTGGAGAAGGAGCAGGTAGATCTGGTGCTGCTGGATATATATATGCCGCGGGTCAGCGGACTGCAGCTGCTCTCTGCTCTGCGGGAGCAGGGGAGCAAGGTGGATATCATTGTGATCTCCGCCGCCAGTGACAATGCCAGCATCCGCAAGGCGCTGCAGAACGGGGCTGTGGATTATTTGATCAAGCCGTTCGAGTTTGCCCGGTTTCAGGCGGCCTTGTCGGCGTATCGTGAAGATTATAAGCTGATGCACAAGGAGCATCTCAGCCAGGAGCAGCTGGATAAGCTGCTGCGGCATTCGCTCGGGACGGAAGAGGAGAAGAGCGCTGCCCTGCCGCTGCCCAAGGGACTTGCCGAAGGCACACTGGAGAGCATCTGGAGCACGATTAACCGGCTGGAGAGCCCTGTGTTCTCCACGGAGGATATCAGCAGCCATGCGCCCATCTCGCGGATCTCGGTCCGCAAATATCTGGCTTTTCTGACGGAGGCAGGTATTCTGGAAATGGAGCTAAGCTACGGGGCGGTAGGCAGGCCGGTGTATATGTATAAGGTGAAACCTGAAGGGCATGAACTTATCCGTAAATATCTATAA
- a CDS encoding flavocytochrome c, with protein MNRKRWGSLLGKGLLLASLVVLPACNSTKGESTDIVIIGGGGAGMTAALEAHSQGAKVILIEKMPMLGGNTVRAEGGLNAAGTPYQAAAGITDSPELHFEDTMKGGKNLNNPDLVRTLTNGAAASVEWLKENGAELSEVGRAGGASVNRIHRPKGGEAAGNFIVVALKKKLQDEKIDVRMQTTAKEIVKNDEGVVTGVKVTDKEGKEYTINAKSVILAAGGFGANMEMIKGYQPKLEGFSTTNHPGATGDGTTMAEKIGAKLVDMKEIQIHPTTIPGQGVLITEGVRGDGAILVNTDGKRFTNELLTRDVVSQNILAQPGKVAYLIFNDELRANLKATEVYFGMDLVKEAATPEELAAQIGVDGKALADTLNTYNGFVASGKDTEFERPDLELSFEQGKYYAIQITPGIHHTMGGVAINPQAQVLDTKDQVIAGLYAAGEVTGGVHGANRLGGNALADIITFGRIAADEAVKALKK; from the coding sequence ATGAACAGAAAGAGATGGGGAAGTCTGCTGGGCAAAGGGTTGCTGCTGGCAAGTCTGGTGGTATTGCCTGCCTGTAACAGCACCAAAGGGGAGTCTACGGACATCGTAATTATCGGCGGCGGCGGAGCGGGGATGACTGCAGCGCTTGAAGCACATAGCCAGGGAGCCAAGGTCATTCTGATTGAGAAAATGCCAATGCTTGGCGGCAACACCGTCCGTGCGGAAGGCGGGCTGAATGCGGCAGGAACACCTTATCAGGCAGCGGCTGGTATCACAGACAGTCCGGAGCTGCATTTCGAGGATACTATGAAGGGCGGCAAGAATCTCAATAACCCGGATCTGGTCAGAACGCTTACGAACGGTGCGGCGGCTTCCGTGGAGTGGCTGAAGGAGAATGGAGCCGAGCTGTCTGAAGTGGGACGCGCAGGCGGGGCAAGCGTGAACCGGATTCACCGTCCGAAGGGCGGCGAGGCGGCCGGGAACTTCATCGTCGTTGCGCTGAAGAAGAAGCTGCAGGATGAGAAGATTGATGTAAGAATGCAAACGACAGCCAAAGAGATCGTCAAGAATGATGAAGGTGTAGTTACCGGAGTGAAGGTGACCGACAAGGAAGGCAAGGAGTACACGATCAATGCCAAATCCGTGATTCTGGCCGCCGGAGGCTTCGGAGCCAATATGGAGATGATCAAGGGCTACCAGCCGAAGCTGGAAGGGTTCTCCACCACTAACCATCCGGGCGCAACCGGCGATGGTACAACGATGGCAGAGAAGATCGGCGCCAAGCTGGTAGACATGAAGGAGATTCAGATTCATCCGACCACTATCCCGGGTCAAGGCGTGCTGATCACCGAAGGCGTGCGCGGAGACGGGGCAATTCTGGTCAACACCGACGGCAAACGGTTCACGAATGAGCTGCTGACCCGCGATGTCGTGTCCCAGAATATTCTGGCCCAGCCGGGCAAGGTGGCTTATCTGATCTTCAATGATGAGCTGCGTGCGAACCTGAAAGCGACCGAAGTCTACTTTGGAATGGATCTGGTCAAAGAAGCGGCGACTCCTGAAGAATTGGCGGCCCAGATTGGGGTAGACGGCAAAGCACTGGCGGATACACTGAATACGTATAATGGCTTTGTTGCTTCCGGCAAGGATACAGAGTTTGAACGGCCGGATCTGGAGCTTTCTTTTGAACAAGGCAAGTACTATGCAATTCAGATAACACCAGGAATTCACCATACAATGGGCGGCGTAGCGATTAATCCGCAGGCTCAGGTGCTGGATACCAAGGATCAGGTCATTGCCGGACTGTATGCAGCAGGCGAAGTTACAGGCGGGGTTCATGGTGCGAACCGTCTGGGCGGTAATGCATTGGCAGACATCATCACCTTCGGGCGGATTGCTGCAGATGAAGCTGTGAAGGCACTGAAGAAATAG
- a CDS encoding flavocytochrome c gives MNKRLTAALILILSVMLVIAGCGNNNAGGSKNESKEAGSAATEPAATAVPTEKAEAVSGASEASYTPYDQLKDKYDIVIVGAGGAGMSAALEAKAAGMNPVILEKMPVAGGNTTKSSSGMNASQTKFQKEQGIEDSNELFYEETLKGGHDTNNKELLHFFVDQSAGAIDWLDSIGIRLNNITITGGMKEKRTHRPEDGSAVGQYLVAGLVRNVQEQGIPLFVNADVKELTVQDGKVNGVKVLFNQADDKTISAAAVIVTTGGFGANKELIAKVRPDLQGLVTTNQIGSTGDGITMIEKVGGTTVDLDQIQVHPTVQQEKSYLIGEAVRGEGAILVSAEGKRFGNEMDTRDKVTASINTLPEKSAYLVFDAGVKSRVKAVDQYIKMGVVKTADTIEALADQMKVPAAALKTTVDTWNSAVKSKSDAEFGRATGMDNDLSGAPYYAIQIGPGIHYTMGGVVINTNTEVLNKDGKAITGLFAAGEVVGGLHGENRIGGNSVAEIIIFGRQAGIKSAEFVKAQ, from the coding sequence ATGAATAAGAGATTAACAGCGGCGCTGATCCTCATTCTCTCCGTGATGCTGGTCATTGCAGGCTGCGGAAACAACAATGCAGGCGGCAGCAAGAATGAGAGCAAGGAAGCGGGCAGCGCGGCCACAGAGCCGGCAGCAACCGCTGTACCTACAGAGAAGGCAGAGGCCGTGTCGGGAGCATCCGAAGCGAGCTATACTCCGTACGATCAGTTAAAAGATAAATATGATATCGTCATCGTCGGCGCAGGCGGTGCAGGAATGTCTGCTGCCCTGGAAGCCAAAGCGGCCGGCATGAACCCGGTTATCTTAGAGAAAATGCCGGTAGCCGGCGGCAATACAACCAAATCCTCCTCAGGGATGAATGCCTCGCAGACCAAGTTCCAGAAGGAGCAGGGCATCGAAGACAGCAACGAACTGTTCTATGAAGAGACCCTTAAGGGCGGACATGATACGAACAATAAGGAGCTGCTGCACTTCTTCGTGGATCAATCCGCAGGTGCCATTGACTGGCTCGATTCCATCGGAATCCGCCTGAACAATATTACAATTACCGGCGGTATGAAGGAGAAGCGTACCCATCGTCCGGAGGACGGCTCGGCCGTGGGACAATATCTTGTAGCCGGACTTGTCCGCAATGTTCAGGAGCAGGGCATTCCGCTGTTCGTCAATGCGGATGTGAAGGAGCTTACGGTACAGGACGGGAAGGTGAACGGCGTGAAGGTGCTGTTCAACCAGGCCGATGACAAAACGATCAGCGCAGCAGCGGTTATCGTAACCACCGGCGGCTTCGGGGCCAACAAAGAGCTGATTGCCAAGGTTCGCCCGGATCTGCAAGGGCTGGTAACGACCAATCAGATTGGCAGCACCGGCGACGGCATTACCATGATTGAGAAGGTTGGCGGAACTACCGTAGACCTGGACCAGATTCAGGTTCACCCGACTGTACAGCAGGAGAAATCCTACCTGATCGGTGAAGCGGTCCGGGGCGAAGGAGCCATTCTTGTATCTGCTGAGGGCAAGCGCTTCGGCAATGAGATGGATACCCGTGACAAGGTGACGGCTTCCATTAATACACTTCCTGAGAAATCCGCTTATCTCGTGTTCGACGCCGGAGTGAAATCCCGTGTCAAGGCGGTAGATCAATACATCAAGATGGGTGTGGTCAAGACCGCAGATACCATCGAAGCACTGGCGGATCAGATGAAGGTTCCGGCCGCTGCACTTAAGACCACCGTGGATACATGGAACAGTGCGGTGAAGAGTAAGTCGGATGCCGAGTTCGGCAGAGCTACCGGTATGGATAATGATCTGTCCGGTGCTCCATATTATGCGATTCAGATCGGCCCTGGAATTCACTATACGATGGGCGGAGTGGTGATCAACACCAACACTGAGGTCTTGAACAAAGACGGCAAAGCGATTACCGGCCTGTTCGCGGCAGGAGAAGTGGTCGGTGGGCTGCACGGCGAGAACCGCATCGGCGGTAACTCGGTAGCCGAGATTATTATCTTCGGACGTCAGGCAGGGATCAAGTCGGCTGAATTTGTAAAAGCGCAATAA
- the dcuS gene encoding DcuS/MalK family sensor histidine kinase: MARKKSYSLRTMIAVMVSAVVLLVLLILYFIFRNQIIPQTRQALEDKAITIARTIALIPLVSEGLSEGNSKEIQDYTSRIARRNDIMFVVVTDMKGIRYSHPDASLVGLPFAGGGQEISLRGGESISEGAGPLGRSLRGFVPVYNNRGHQVGVVIAGLSLERVERLVLLNEWTIIAILVSGALLGAGGAFILAAQIKRMVFGMEPEDISKLLQERSAMLESTREGIIAVDQQARITILNMEAQRLLRAAGIGGSAMNRQIAEFWPELGLERVLAEGEGIQDQELELGDSSLLVNSLPVRVNGNIVGAIATFRDETELAVLAEKLSGVSVYAEALRSGAHEFMNKLHVIMGMTHMGLYDELQQYILGTVSNYQKEIGAITRQIKDPVLAGFLLGKLSRAREAGMELVLTGDSFLPEPADPQVIHELITIAGNLLDNALEALEELCGQPVKRVELAFQYEEGRLLCEVSDNGPGIPAGLGEKIFAQGYSSKGEQRGIGLYLVKKSVDKLGGHLELAAGCGPGAHFIVDVPYEVKEEEGV, translated from the coding sequence GTGGCCAGGAAAAAAAGCTACAGTCTGCGCACAATGATCGCCGTCATGGTTTCTGCCGTTGTGCTGCTGGTATTGCTGATTTTATATTTTATTTTCCGCAATCAGATTATTCCGCAGACCCGGCAGGCGCTGGAGGATAAGGCGATTACGATTGCCCGTACCATCGCCTTGATTCCGCTGGTCTCTGAGGGACTCAGTGAGGGCAACAGCAAGGAGATTCAGGACTACACCTCAAGAATCGCCCGCCGCAATGATATTATGTTCGTGGTCGTGACAGATATGAAGGGAATCCGCTATTCCCATCCGGATGCTTCGCTGGTCGGTCTGCCCTTTGCGGGAGGCGGTCAGGAGATATCGCTGCGCGGAGGGGAGAGCATCTCCGAAGGGGCCGGTCCGCTGGGCAGATCCCTGCGCGGCTTCGTGCCGGTCTATAACAACCGGGGGCATCAGGTGGGTGTGGTCATTGCCGGTCTGTCCCTGGAGCGGGTCGAGCGGCTGGTCCTGCTGAATGAGTGGACGATCATTGCGATTCTGGTCTCGGGAGCCTTGCTTGGAGCGGGAGGAGCATTCATTCTGGCGGCCCAGATCAAGCGGATGGTGTTCGGGATGGAGCCGGAGGATATCTCCAAGCTGCTCCAGGAACGCAGTGCGATGCTGGAATCCACGCGGGAGGGAATTATTGCCGTAGACCAGCAGGCGCGGATTACCATCCTTAATATGGAGGCGCAGCGGCTTTTGCGGGCAGCGGGGATTGGCGGGAGCGCCATGAACCGGCAGATTGCCGAGTTTTGGCCGGAGCTGGGGCTGGAGCGGGTATTGGCTGAGGGAGAGGGGATACAGGACCAGGAGCTGGAGCTGGGAGACAGCTCTCTATTGGTGAACAGCCTGCCAGTCCGGGTGAACGGGAACATCGTTGGCGCAATTGCCACCTTCCGGGATGAGACCGAGCTGGCTGTGCTGGCGGAGAAGCTGTCGGGAGTCTCGGTCTATGCAGAAGCGCTGCGCTCCGGCGCCCATGAGTTCATGAACAAGCTGCATGTCATTATGGGCATGACGCATATGGGCCTGTATGATGAGCTGCAGCAATATATTCTGGGGACGGTAAGCAATTACCAGAAGGAGATTGGGGCGATCACGAGACAGATCAAGGACCCGGTGCTGGCCGGATTTCTGCTGGGGAAGCTGAGCCGGGCGCGCGAAGCAGGGATGGAGCTGGTGCTGACTGGAGACAGTTTTTTGCCGGAGCCGGCCGATCCGCAGGTGATTCATGAGCTGATTACGATTGCCGGCAATCTGCTGGATAATGCATTGGAGGCACTGGAGGAGCTCTGCGGGCAACCCGTGAAGCGGGTGGAGCTTGCTTTTCAATATGAAGAGGGGCGGCTGCTATGCGAGGTAAGCGACAACGGTCCGGGAATTCCGGCAGGCCTGGGGGAGAAAATCTTCGCTCAGGGCTACTCCTCCAAGGGGGAACAGCGGGGAATCGGCCTATATCTGGTGAAGAAAAGTGTAGACAAACTTGGCGGTCATCTTGAGCTTGCCGCCGGCTGCGGGCCGGGAGCGCATTTTATCGTGGATGTGCCTTATGAGGTGAAGGAGGAGGAGGGGGTGTGA
- a CDS encoding FMN-binding protein, with translation MQKWTKTLLFSALAAATVLTAGCSSSSGKYVDGTYDGTGKGVKSDIKVAVEIKDEKIDAITVEEHKETQAMIDAAVENTIPEIIEKQTTEGVDALSGASGSSGGIIEAVTQALEQAKKQ, from the coding sequence ATGCAGAAGTGGACAAAAACCTTGCTGTTCTCTGCCCTTGCGGCTGCTACAGTACTTACGGCGGGATGCTCTTCATCTTCCGGCAAGTATGTGGACGGGACATATGATGGAACAGGCAAAGGAGTCAAGAGTGATATTAAAGTGGCGGTAGAAATCAAGGATGAGAAGATCGACGCCATTACCGTAGAAGAGCACAAGGAGACGCAGGCGATGATCGATGCGGCTGTGGAGAATACAATTCCTGAAATTATTGAAAAGCAAACCACAGAAGGCGTAGACGCCCTCTCCGGGGCTTCCGGCTCCAGCGGCGGGATTATTGAAGCGGTGACCCAGGCGCTGGAACAGGCCAAGAAGCAGTAG